CAAATCCCAGGGCCATCATGCCGTAGAGCTGGATCAGTGTCCGGGCCAGCAGTCCGACGTCCACCTCTTACGCGTGGAGAATGTTAAAGGTCTCGGGCAGGGTGCTGCCGCCGTCGATGACCACTTCGGTGCCGGTGATGTACTTGGCGTCGTCAGAGGCCAGGAAGGCCACCAGATCGCCGATCTCCTCAATGTTGCAAAGGCGCTTGAGAGGAATGAAGGACGCCATATCCCGCATGGCGCTCTCAGGATCCTCGGGGCGGTTGTCGGCAGCAACCTGCTCAATCTTGGGGGTGCGGACCCAGCCGGGGAGCACCGCGTTGACGGTGATGCCGTGGGGGCCGGCCTCATAGGCCAGGGCGCGGGTCAGGGCGGAAACGGCGCCCTTGGTCATGGAATAGGTGGTCTGCCCCTCATCCACCACTTTCGTGCCGGTGACGGAGGAGGTGTTGATGATGCGGCCGTAGCCGGCCTTCAGCATATAGGGATACACGGCCTTGGACATGTTCCACACGCCGTAGATGTTGACGCCGAAGATGAAGTTGAGGGTCTTCACGTCCATGTCCTCGAACTTGACGCGGCGGTTGACGCCGGCGTTGTTGTGCAGGATATCGATCCTGCCGTACTGGGCGACAATGTCGTCCACAACCTTCTGCACATCCTCTAACTTGCTGACGTCCACCCGGCGGCTGTCGGCCTTCAGGCCCATCTGCCGGATCTCCTCCGCGGCGGCGGTTACGGACTCCGCGAAATCCAGCAGGATGACGGTGGCGCCGTGTTTGGCCAGTACCTTGGCGCTGCCGTTGCCGATACCCTGGGCCGCGCCGGTTACAATCGCGATTTTTCCATCCAGTTTACCCATTTTATCTTTTCTCCTTCAAAAGCCCTCCCGGTTCCGGGCAGGGCAGAATTGACTCCGATCTAACGGACGCCTTTATTATAGCGGTATCGGTTCTGTTTGTAACCAACCAAGCGGGGCGAATTAAAACAACCAAAGCTTACCCCATTTTTTCCCATTTTGCGGATTTGCAAAAAAGCGGGGAAACGGCAGCATACCGTTTCCCCGCTTTTCTTTTTTTCATCAGCCCCGGCCCATGGCCCGGAGAATCTCCGCAAGGCGGCGCATTCCCAGTTCCATCTCCTCGGCCGAAAGATATCCATAGGTCAGGCGGAGGGAAGAGGAATATCCCATGTCGTATACGCTGCCGGGCAGAATCAGCAGCCCCTCCTTCAGCGCCCGGTTGAAAAGCTGCTCCGCCGACACCCGGTTTTTCAGCTTGATCCAGATGAAGAACCCACCCGCGGGACGATTCCACTCCGCCAGGTCGGCGAAGTACTTCTCCAGCAGGTACATCATCAGGTCCCGGCGCTCCCTGAGCTGCTGGCGAATGGTATTGACCCCCGTATAGTAAAGGCCGCTCCGGAAAAGCTCCTCCACCACCTGCTGGGTCAGCACGCTGACGCCGTAATCCATCTGCATTTTCACATCGGCCAGCCGCTGAACCACCGATTCCGGACCCACCAGCCATCCAAGCCGCAGCCCAGGTGAAAAGCACTTGGACAGGCTTCCGATATACACCACGCTGCCGCTCTGGTCAAGGGCTTTGATGGGAGGGGGCGGCATCTCGTCCAGCCACAGATCACGGAACACATCGTCCTCGATCACGGGCATGTGGTTTTCCTTGCAGTATTTGAGGACCTCCCTGCGGCGGCTCACCGGCATCACGCAGCCGGTGGGGTTTTGAAAGGTGGGGATGGTGTAGAGCAGAGAGTGTCGGCCGTTGGACTGGGGCTCCCGGATCATCCAAGGCAGTATGCCGCTGGCATCCAGAGGCACTCCCTGAAGCTCCGCCCCCACGGACTGAAAGATATTCAGCGACCCAAGGTAGGACGGCGACTCCACATAGACCGTGGACTTGGCCTGGACAATACCCGTGGAAATAAGCTGCAGGGCCTGGAGCGCGCCGGAGACGATCAGAATGCAGGACAGCGGCGCCTCAATCCCGATCTGGCGCAGGTGGGTCTGCAGCGCGGCGCGCAGCCCCGGCATGCCCAGCGGGTCCGGGTAGTTCATAAAGAGGTTTCGTGTTGAGAGGCTGTTCAGCACCTTGCGGGTCAAATCCATCTGCACCAGGTCCGGCGACAGCTCGCCGGTGCTCAGACGGGTGATCCCGTCTTCAAACTCAAGGTGGTTGATGATCTGTACCGTGGGCACGTTGGCGCGAAAGCCTCCGGCCCTGATATAGCTCTGCCAGTCCGGCGCCTTGTCCTGCATCAGCAGTGACCAGCTGTCGTTGGCAATGCGGGTCCCGCCGCCAAAGCCGCTTTCGATCATTCCAAGAGAAGCCAATTCGTCCATGGCCTCCACAATGGTGCTGCGGTTGACCCCAAACAGTTCGGAGAGCTTTCTTTGGGAGGGGAGCACCTGGCCGCTCACCCAGTCGCCGGAGGAAATCTTCTCGCTGAAATAGCTTACAATCTGGCTGTATAAAGGGATTTTGGACTGCCGGTCCGGCTTCCAGCTGATGGAGATGGCGTCTGTTCTCTTCTCTCCGTACTCTCCCATTGTCCCCCTCCTTAAAACATGGCCTCCTCCGGCACTTCCCCCAAAGGCAACACTATATTTAATGATCTAAATACATACGCTCGTTTACCACTATATTCTGATTTTTCCCAATAGTCAACACCTCCGGGTGAAAAGGCCCCCGGTTCGGATGGACCGGGGGCCTTTTCACTTCTTCAGTGGAATCGATACAATGAATCGGGTGGAGCGTTGGTCGCTTTCCGCCCGTATGGTTCCCTTGTGCTCGGCGGCAATGGCTGCGGCAATGGGCAGCCCCAGTCCGAAGCCGGACTTCTCTCCCCGGGAGTCATCGGCCCGGTAAAACCGCTCAAAGAGCCGCCTCAGCTGCTCCGGTGGAATGACCGGTCCCTGGTTGGAGACCTCCAGCCGCGCCCGCTTGTCGTCCCGGCTCAGTGAGACGCGGATCGGCGCGCCCGGCGCTCCATACTTCACCGCATTGTCTAACAGTACTCCCACCAGACGGCGCAGCTGGTCCCCGTCCCCAAGGACCCTGGTCCCCGGCACGCTCTCCCACTCCAGCTGCTTGCCATGCTCAAAGGCCACCGGCTCAAAGGAGAGCGAGCAGTCCGTCACCAGCGCGGACAGGTCCTGCTCCGTGAGGATCGCGGTGCGGCCCATATTGTCCGACCGGGCCAGCGTCAGCATCTCCTCCACCAGCGTTTTCATCTGTCCGGCCTCGGAATGGATGTTGTCGGCCCACCGGGCGCTTCGCTCCTCCAGGTGGGCGGCGGAGAGCATTTCCGCGTTGGAGAGGATCACCGTCAGAGGCGTCTTCAGCTCATGGGAGGCGTCGGAGAGGAACTGCCTTTGCTGTCGCATGGCCTGCTCCACCGGCCGGGTGGCCCACCAGGCCAGCAGGCAGCTGACGGCAAAGAGCACCAGAAAAGCGGCAATTCCGATCTGGAAGGAGGAGCGGAGCAGGTCCTCCATGATGCTCCGTTCAATGGACATGTCCGCAAAGGCCATGCGCTGATAGAGTCCGTTGTCCTCAATGAGATAGCGGAGGGAGTACTTGGCCACCACGCCTGTGGAGGCGCCGCCGCGCAGGGCGATGGTGATGATCTCCTGGAGCTCGGTGGTATTCTCAAGGTCGCTGTAGGTGCCGCCGGTGATATAGGCGGTGGAGCCCATGACGGCCACGGTAAAATAGGGCATCTGCACCGTGGGCCCGCCGGCGGAGGGGCGGCCCACGCTGCCCTCCTGGCCGATCACCCGCTCCAGTACCTCCATGGTGTTGGCACGGATATTCTGCCCCGTGGCGGAGACCACGGAGAAAAAGACCGCCCCCAGAACCAGTGTCACAAGGGCCATACAGATGGCCACAAATTTGACCCGGAGCTTGCGGATCATATTGTTCTGACGCTTCATTCCCCAGTCTCCAGGCAATAGCCCACCATTCGGATGGTCTTGATCCTCACGCCGGAGCCCAGATGGGTCAGCTTGCGGCGCAAAAAGGAGATGTAGACCTCCACGTTGTTGTCCTCAGCCTCAGACTCATAGCCCCAGACCTTCAGCAGCAGCTTCTCCTTGGGCACCACCAGCTTCTGATTCTGCATCAGCAGCTCCATGATGTCATACTCCTTCCGGGAGAGGCGGATGGACTGTGCGCCGCACAGCAGGGAAAAGGAGGACTGCTCAAGTTTCAGATCGCCGCAGGTCAAAACGCCCTCCTCCCGCAGCTCCGGCTGACGGCGGCAAAGCGCCCGGATGCAGGCCAGCAGCTCCCTTGGCTCAAAGGGCTTGGTGAGATAGTAGTCCGCCCCCGCGTCCAGGCCCTCCACCTTGTCGGCCGTGTCGGACCGGGCGGTGAGCATCAAGACCGGTGTCTTGTCCCCCTCTGCGCGCATGCGCCGCAGTACGTCGAACCCGCTCAGCCTTGGCAGCATCACATCCAGCAAAATCACATCGTAAATGCCGGAGAGCGCGTTGTCCAGCCCCGACTCCCCGTCGTGACAGACGTCGGCGGTATAGCCGGCCATATCCACAATGTCCTCAAGTGTGGCCGCAAGGCGGACTTCATCTTCCACAATCAGGATACGCATAGGCGTTTCTCCTCTCAGTCTGGTAGTGCATACGGGATGAGCGAAAAGGGCACCCTTTCAGCCGTCTCGGGCATGTCTCCTCCGATCAAAATCGGGAAGGGTTTCCCCTTCCCGATTGTATCACTGCCGGCGTTTGCTGGCAAGCCGCTCAGGCGGGCAGGCCGCTCTGGGCTATGGACAGCAGCGCCTGCACCGAATCCTTGGCCACGCTGTAGATGGTGGTGTCGCCCTCCATCCGGGCGTAGTAGCCATTGCCGTCGGCAGCGGCGTTGCCCACCGACATCTTAAACGTGGTCTCAGAGCCGCCGTCGGGCACATAGTAAACCGTTATAGTCACCTGCGGGCTGCCCAGGCCGCACAGCGCCACCGCCTCATCGGTGGGCCGGTAGTCCACGCAGGCCGTGAATCGAAGGCCGGCCAGCTCATCGGCCAGGGCGCTCACCGTCTCATGATCCGTCATGTCGGTGTCGCCGAAAATCCAGGACGCCTCATCCCCGTCCTCCGCCTCCACGGAGAGCGTCAGGTCCTGGGCGGGGCTCTCCACACGCACGGAGCGCAGGTTCGCGCCGGTGAAGGTGGGGATATCCGGGATTTCCGCCATGTCGTAGATGCCTTTGTTCATACTCTCACGCAGTTCGTCGGACACCACGTACACGGTGTCGGAGTCCGATGTCTTCATATAATAGGACCCATCGGAGGTGGTCTTGCCGAAGAGCAGCACCGTCTCCTCTCCGCCGGCCGCCGCGGCCTTCAGCGATGCGGCGGGCTCCTCCAGGCCGTAGGCCTCCATGGTGTCTCCCTCCGTGATGGTCTGCATGGGGTGCAGATCGATGACAAGCTGGGATATCCTGTCCAGGTAGTATCCGTTCAGGGGAAAGTCCGGATCGTCCACCCAGTACCACTTGTCCGCCTCGTCCCTGGCAAAGGACAGGTTTACCTGTCCGTTGTCGTAGGAAATGGCGCTGTAGGTCTGGTCCTCCTCGGTCTCCAGCACCCGGGTGTCGGCCAGGTTCTGCTGCTCCTCCTGCCGGCGCTGTTCCTCCTTTGCGTTGCAGGAGCGGAGAAGCCATGTCAATGCCGCCAGCACAATCAATACGGCGGCCAGGGCCATCAGCGTCTTTTTCTGTCTCATGGGAATCCTCCTTGCCCTAAAGTTTCCGGCGGCGCATCCAATGCACAAAGCCCACCGCTACCACCGCCAGCGGCACCACGAAGACGAACAGCACGCTCCAGATTCCGCCGGTGGTGATGGTGTTGCTGGACACCTGGAGGCTCACCGGTTCAATGGAGAGGTTGGTGATGTCGTCGAAGCCCACGGTGGCCGCGTTCATGAAGAGGTCCAGGTTGGCGATGTTGGTGAAGCTCCCCGTGATCTGCCCGCTGATCATATTGCTGCAGCCGAACACGGTCAGCCGGGCGGTACCGCCCCCGGTCTCCTCGGTGGCCACGGCGCCCAGCACGTAGGTGCCCTCCGTCTGATCCGAATCATCCACCACGTTGACGCCGTGGTCGGAGGTGGTCAGGAAGGAGGAGACTGCGATGGTATCCCGGGCCGGATCGGTGAGCGTCATGCCCCGGGAGGAGAAAAGCAGCACCGTGGAATCGCCGGTGAGGCTGTGGGCCGCATCCACGGTCAGGTCGATTTCCGGAAAGATCACATAGGGGTTATTCTGATAGTAGCGCTGGGTATCGGCGATCAAGCCGGTGGTGGGGGAGATGCCGTATTGGGAAAGAACCCTGTTCCAGTTGGGCATCTCCGTCAGGTCCGCGCCCATCAGGTAGATCAGCTGCCCGCCGCCGGATAGGTAGCTGAGGATCAGCTCGGCCTCATCGTCGGCCAGATCGGACGCCGGTCCGTTGCAGATCAGCAGGTCGCAGTCCTCCGGCACGCCGTCCATCAGCACATTGACCTCCTCCACGCTGAAATGGCTCTTTTTCATCAGATCCTCCACCGAGGCGGACAGACTCTGCTCGGCGTGGTCGTTGATGGCATAGGCCCTTCGGGAGGACTCGGAGACCACCAGATCCACCGCGGAGGTCAGCTGGCCCTCGCAGTCAAAGGCGGTTTCGTTCCGCTCGCCGCTCATCATGTAGGTATAGATATCATACTCGATCAGATCGTCAATGGCAATGGTTTCCTGCCGCCCGGTGGCCTCACAGGCCACCACGATGGTGTTGGCCTCCGCGCCGTAGGCGGAGAGCACGGAGGGGTAGGTGGTGGGGTTGGTGTACTCCACGCTCAGGCGGTCGCTGAGCTCCTTGTACTGATCCAAAAACCGGACGATACGCTGGTCCATGGCGTCCTTGTTGGCCAGCACATGGATGGACACGTCCTCACTTAAGGCCGCCATGTACTCCACGGAGGTGTCGGTGATACGGTAGATGTTGTTGGGCGAGAGGTCCAGCTGGGTGTAGCGTGTGGGAATCTGAGCCACCAGCAGATTAAAGGCAACCACCACCGCCACGGCCAGCGCGGCCGCGCCGGCGGAAAATGCCCCGCGCCGGGAGGCCCGGCTCTCTTTTTTCCGGATGTTCATCTCCCCACCTCCTCAGCTCCAGCGCCGCTTCTGGACCACCTGAACCGTCAGGAAGACCATCAGCGCCGCAACGGAGACATACATGGCAAGGCCCGCCACGTCAAAGACCTGGTTGTTGACAAAATTGGTGAAAACCCCGCTCAGGCTGAACTTCCCCAGGGCGTTGGGCAGCAGCGACGCAAACGCGGAGGAGTCCTTCAGATAAAAGCCCACAATGGCCGCGGCCCCAAGCGCCAGCACGGAACCGGACACCTTGTGGCTGCCGGACAGGGACTGAAGCAGCAGACAAACCAAAATCAGGATCACAAGAAGACCTATGAGGGACCCGGAGGCGGTGGTGGGAAGATAGTCGATCAGCCCGTCCCACAAATACAGCACCAGCAGCGCGCCGAAGGTTCCCACGGCGGCGATGATCTGACTCTCCGTCAGGGCGGAGATGAACAGACCCACCGCAATCTCCACTGCGCCGTAGAGGAAGAAGGCAAGCACCGCGCTGTAGTCCGCCTTCAGATAAGCCGTGCCGTTCATGGCGATGATCAGCGGACACAGACAGGAGATCAGCACGGGGATCAGGTACACGGTGAGCATGGCAAGATACTTGCCCATCACCACCTCCGTCACGCTGACCGGCGCGGTCAAAAGCAGCTGGTCCGTACGGCTGTGGCGCTCCTCCGCCATGGAGCGCATGGTCAGTATGGGCACAATGACCATGAAGATAAACAGCGTAGAGGCCAGGGAGTAGGAGAAATAAGGGTAGCCGGAAAAGAGATTGTAGGCCATGAAATAGACGCCGATAAAGGCCACCATCACCGCGATGCAGAGGTAGCCGATCATGGAGTTGAAATAGGAGCTCAGCTCCCGCTTGTAGATGGCTTTCACGCCTGGTCTCCTCCTTCCTCATCCGGTACGCGGCCCGCCGCTTCCTCAGCGTCCCCGTCCTCCTCCCGGCCGCCACGGGTCAGCTCAAGGAACACCTCCTCCAGCGAGGCAATGCGGGGCGTCAGCTCTATCAGGGGGCAGTCCGCCGCCGCAAAGGCGCGGAACAGCTGCTCCCGCACGTCCCCGGCGGCGGTGAGCTCCACCGCCACGGTGGACTCCGTCTTGGGCGACACCGTCTTTCCGGTCACTCCGGGAATCCCATTCAGGATTTCCTCCACCTGCTCACGGCCTCCCTTGGCCTCCAGGTCCACCGTGTGGGCGCCGGACAGGTGCTCCTCCAGGTTTTCCGGCGTGTCGCAGGCCACCAATTTCCCCTTGTGGATGATGAGGATGTGATCGCACACGGCCCGCACCTCCGAGAGGATATGGGAGGAGAGGATCACTGTGTGCTCCCGGGCCAGGCGGCGGATCAGGTCCCGGATTTCGATGATCTGCTTGGGGTCCAGGCCCACCGTGGGCTCATCTAAGATGATGATCTTAGGAAAGCCCAAAATGGCCTGTCCAAGGCCCACGCGCTGGCGGTAGCCCTTGGAGAGGTTCCGGATCAGCCGCCCCGTCACCTCCTCCAGATGGGTCAGCGCCACCACCTGGGCAATCTGGTTCTCCTGCTCCGCCCTGGGGATCTTTTTCAGCTGGGCGCAAAAGCGCAGGTACTCCCGCACCGTCATCTCCGGATACACCGGAGGAATTTCCGGCAGGTACCCAATGCAGCGCCGGGCCGCCTCCGGCTCCTCCAGGATGTTGTGCCCCTCGATGAGCACCTCGCCCTCAGTGGCGGCCAGGTAGCCGGTCATGATGTTCATAGTGGTGGATTTTCCGGCTCCGTTGGGTCCCAAAAAGCCGTAAATCTGTCCGTCGGCCACCGTAAAGCTCAAATGGTCCACCGCGCAGTGGTCCCCATATCGCTTTACCAGATTCCTGACTTCAATCAAACTACCATCCTCCTTCAGCGCACAGGCGCCATATCGCTTGAGGATATCAGTATAGGCGTTCTTTCTTAAAGAAAGCTTAAGCCCAAACTGATTATATTTTATCCGGAAAAATCGTTTGCTCTCCGGAATTCTGTAAACTCTCTCAATTTGTTCACAATTTTTCAAGGTTATTTTCAGACTTCTCCGGTATACTGTCCTCAACATCAGGAAGGATTCTCCCCCTCACCTGGTGTGGCAAACTTTTTTCATTTCTTTTCTCTTGTTTCTCTCCGTGGCCCCGGGATTCTCCGCCCGGGCCGCAAAAAAGGAGGGCCCTCAATGGGCCCTCCTTTTTTCCTCAATTTCCATTAAAAAAATGCAAACAGCAGGTTCAGCGCCACAGCAAATACCACCAGAAGCCCCGCCGTCTGTTCCCGCTCCGGACGGCAGAAGCGCAGCGTGACGCCGGCGACGGCGGGCAAAAAGCAAATCCAGGCCCACAGGGCCTTGAAGCGCATGTTGTCCGGCTGCGCGCTGGCATTGATCAGCGCCAACAAAAACGCAATGAACACCGCCACCAAAAAAAGCGCCGTGCGCCAGCTCTGTCCCTTGAGGATAAACATCAACCCACAGACCAGAACACTGACAAGCGCGAAAGAAATCAAGAAAATCCAAAGTACCGCGATACAAGCCACCTCCCGCTTTCAGCTGTTTCAGCGGAGGACATTATATCAAATTTCAATCCATTGGGCAAGCGGTGTGCAGGAAAAACTCCCCCATCCGCAAATTTCCCTCTGATTTCGGGCTTTTTGCGGCAGGTTTTACAATAATACAGGGATTCCCTCTTGCAAACGCAGCCGTATTTGTTATAATCAGGTATAGGGTCGTGAATGATTTCACAAAGATGCCATTCTGATGGCCGCATTGCTGTTTGTCCGCCGCCGCGCCATTCGGGTCACACCGATAAAAAGCCCCGCGCGTTCACAGCAGCTTCACTGCGCAGCTTTGCTCACGCCACTTTCTGATGAATCAATGGAGGACTATTCGTGAGAGGTATTCACAGCGCGGTGGATGACATCCGCCGAAAGGTTTTCACAGAGGTCGCCCGCCTGGCCTACGAGGGCGGGGACTATTCCCGGATTGACCTGATCCCCTATAAAATTGTTCCCGGCGAGGTGGGAAAGTTCCGCCACAACATCTTTCTGGAGCGTGCCATAGTCACCGAGCGGCTGCGGCTGGCCTGCGGGCTTCCCCTGCGCCCGGCCAGCGTCCACTCTCCGGCCAGCGACGGCATTGAGGAGGCCGCACTGCCGGAGAAGTACTATGAGCCGCCCCTCATCAACATCATCTCCTTTGCCTGCAACGCCTGCCCGCCCAAGGAAATCCGCATCTCCAACAACTGTCAGGGCTGTATGTCCCACCCCTGTCAGGCGGTTTGCCCCAAAGATGCCGTGATCATCGGCAAAGACAACAGGTGCTCCATCGACCAGGACAAGTGCATCAAGTGCGGCAAGTGCCAGCGCCAGTGCCCTTACAACGCCATCAGCAAGTTGGAGCGGCCCTGCGCCGCGGCCTGCGGTATGGACGCCATCGGCTCCGACGAGTACGGCCACGCCAGGATCGACTACGACAAATGCGTCTCCTGCGGCATGTGCCTGGTGAACTGCCCCTTTGCAGCCATTGCAGACAAGAGCCAGATTTTCCAGCTGATCCACGCCATCAAATCCGGCGCCGAGGTGGTGGCCTGTGTGGCGCCCGCCTTTGTGGGCCAGTTCGGTCCTGATGCCACTCCCGCCAAGCTGAAGGAGGCCATGCGCATCCTGGGCTTTTCCGAGACGGTGGAGGTGGCCATCGGCGCGGACCTGTGCACCATTGAGGAGGCCAACGACTTTTTGGAAAACGTACCCGCCAACCAGCCATTTATGGGTACCTCCTGCTGCCCGGCGTGGAGCGTGATGGCAAAAAAGCTGTTCCCCGAATTTAAGGACTACATCTCCATGGCTCTGACGCCCATGGTGCTTACCGCGCGGCTGGTCAAGCGCCGCAAGCCCAATGCCAAGATCGTCTTTGTGGGCCCCTGCGCGGCCAAAAAATTAGAGGCCTCCCGCCAGAGCGTCCGGTCCTACGTGGATTTTGTGCTGACCTTTGAGGAGCTCCGGGGCATGTTCGACGCCAAGGGCATTGACTTTACGCAGATTGCGGGCGATCCCGAGGAGGAGTTTACTGACGGCACCGGCTCCGGACGCGGCTTTGCCGTGGGCGGCGGCGTGGCCCAGGCGGTGAAGGACGCCATCCACCGGATCGACCCGGAGCGGGAGGTCAAGATCGACTATGGCGACGGCCTGAAGGAGTGCCGGAAGATGCTGATGCTGGCCAAGGCCGGCAAGCGGGACGGCTATCTGCTGGAAGGCATGGGCTGCCCCGGAGGCTGCGTGGCCGGAGCCGGCACCATCACCCCCGTGGCCTCTGCCGCGCTCAACGTCCGCTCCTACAAGGAGCAGGCGGGTGAACAAAACTCACTGGACAGCAAGTATGCAGCCCGGCTGAAGGAATACGAGAAATTTGAATCCCCCCAATAGGGTTCTTCCATAAGGAATGGCGGCGGAGCATGCTCCGCCGCCATTCCTTCAATTTCGTTTGCGCCGCATGACCGAAAGCATCAGCAGCGTCACACCGCTGACTCCCAACACCAGCACCACGGCAATCCAGAGGCTGGAATCCGCCGTCTCCGGAGCGGTTTGCAGGGTGGAGGAACTCCCCTCCTCTCCCACTGGGAACTCAAGGACCGCCTTGGGATAGAAGTCGTACTCCGTCCCCCGCATTTGTGGAAGGCCGCTGTCGGCCGGGTCGTGGAGACAGACCCAGCCCCGCATCCCCATGTGGTAGGGCACATGGCCCCAGACCTGCCCATCCTCGTCGGTCCAGGTTTCGCTGAAGGCCACCGGATAGTCCTGATCCCCCTTGATTTCGCCGATAAATGAACCGGAACCGGGGTACTCGTAAAGGCACAGGGTCTGATCGGTTAGCAGGCTGTCGTATCCGCCCCCATACGCGGCAAAGTCCGCCCCGTGCTCCTCCTCAAAGGAGCGCTGATCGTAGCGCACGGTCATCTCGCTCATCCGAACCCAGCCTGTGCCGCCATCATCGCCGGTTTTCCAGCTCATCAGGTCTCCGTCGGTGCCGGTGGTGTACTCCGCCACCCCCCACAGCTGGCCCTCATAGGAGAGGGTGAAATCGATATACATCAGATGCTCATTCTGAATCTCGCCCAAGGTTTTGCCGACCACAAATCCATTCTCCCCCCGCTCGATCGCCTCCTGTCCAAGGGGCTCCTTGTAGAGACAAACGCTGCCCCGGGGGCTGTTGGCATAGTAGCTGCGCCCTTCGTGCTGCGCCTCGTCCATGTGCTTATTTAAAAAGTCATCCTCCGGCACCCAGATCACATCCGCTGCCGCCCAGGTGGTCATACAGACGATCAGCAGCAGCCATACCGCCAAGCGTTTCATCACAAATCCTCCTTTTTGTCGGCGGCATGCCGCCCTCCTCTTCAATACAGCCTCATCAGCAGCGCCCCCGCGCCGTAGGAAAAGGCGTTGGCGCAAAGAGACAGCGCCAGGGGGTGATGCACGCGGCGGCCGCAGCTACGGTAGCATTGCCACTCCACCACAGCGGCCGCTGTCTCCAGCGCCGCAGTCACCAGCCAGACGGGCCACCCAAGCTGCACCGTCAGCACCCCATGGAGCAGCACCACCGGCGGGTTGGTCAGCACGTTGCCAAGCGCCGCCACCGTCAGGTTCCACCGGTCCCGCAGACCCCATGCCGCGGCCATTGGAAGCTCCAGCGCCAGCGTCAGGGCAAGGGATATCCCAAGAGCGCGGATCACGGCCCGGCCGCCTTTCGCAGCCCCGGCAGGAGCAGCCCAAGGGAGAAAACCGAACCGGCCGCCAGCACCGGTCCATCCAGGGCCGGCGCGCCGAAATAGACCGGCAGAAACCCCAGAAACAGCGCAAAGGTCAAAAGCCCAAAGGAAAACCCCCGAAGGCCGGGCATCAGCCGGGCCATGGCCCAGAGCGTAACCGGCATGGTCATGTTGAACAGCGCCAGCGCCATCAGCCCCGCGCCCCACAAGTGGGAGAGGAGAAACAGCGCCGCCCCGGCGCCTAAGGACCAAGCAGTCACCTTCGATGGGCCGAGCCGATCGGACAGCGCTCCGCCCAATGCCTTCCCAAGCGCTGCCGCACAGGCCGCCGCTATGGCAAGCGTCCCGGCTTTCCAGGGGAAGGAGGCGCCTATTCCCGCCCAGGACCGGAGCACCACCACGGAAAAGAGCAGCGCCGCCGCACCAAGGGGGCTCGCTCCGGCATCCCCCTCCGGAAGGGTGCTCTTCCCAGCCGGTTCCCGTCCTAACAGCAGCGCCGCCGCGCACGCAATCAGTGCGGCGGCCACCGCGGCACCCGCCCATGTCCCGCCCCGGCGCAGCGTCAGTCCCAAGGCGAGCCCAACGGCTCCAGGAGCCACGAAAATCCCCAAAGGCCCCATGTCCTC
This window of the Dysosmobacter acutus genome carries:
- a CDS encoding ABC transporter permease — encoded protein: MKAIYKRELSSYFNSMIGYLCIAVMVAFIGVYFMAYNLFSGYPYFSYSLASTLFIFMVIVPILTMRSMAEERHSRTDQLLLTAPVSVTEVVMGKYLAMLTVYLIPVLISCLCPLIIAMNGTAYLKADYSAVLAFFLYGAVEIAVGLFISALTESQIIAAVGTFGALLVLYLWDGLIDYLPTTASGSLIGLLVILILVCLLLQSLSGSHKVSGSVLALGAAAIVGFYLKDSSAFASLLPNALGKFSLSGVFTNFVNNQVFDVAGLAMYVSVAALMVFLTVQVVQKRRWS
- a CDS encoding ABC transporter ATP-binding protein; its protein translation is MIEVRNLVKRYGDHCAVDHLSFTVADGQIYGFLGPNGAGKSTTMNIMTGYLAATEGEVLIEGHNILEEPEAARRCIGYLPEIPPVYPEMTVREYLRFCAQLKKIPRAEQENQIAQVVALTHLEEVTGRLIRNLSKGYRQRVGLGQAILGFPKIIILDEPTVGLDPKQIIEIRDLIRRLAREHTVILSSHILSEVRAVCDHILIIHKGKLVACDTPENLEEHLSGAHTVDLEAKGGREQVEEILNGIPGVTGKTVSPKTESTVAVELTAAGDVREQLFRAFAAADCPLIELTPRIASLEEVFLELTRGGREEDGDAEEAAGRVPDEEGGDQA
- a CDS encoding 4Fe-4S dicluster domain-containing protein; translated protein: MRGIHSAVDDIRRKVFTEVARLAYEGGDYSRIDLIPYKIVPGEVGKFRHNIFLERAIVTERLRLACGLPLRPASVHSPASDGIEEAALPEKYYEPPLINIISFACNACPPKEIRISNNCQGCMSHPCQAVCPKDAVIIGKDNRCSIDQDKCIKCGKCQRQCPYNAISKLERPCAAACGMDAIGSDEYGHARIDYDKCVSCGMCLVNCPFAAIADKSQIFQLIHAIKSGAEVVACVAPAFVGQFGPDATPAKLKEAMRILGFSETVEVAIGADLCTIEEANDFLENVPANQPFMGTSCCPAWSVMAKKLFPEFKDYISMALTPMVLTARLVKRRKPNAKIVFVGPCAAKKLEASRQSVRSYVDFVLTFEELRGMFDAKGIDFTQIAGDPEEEFTDGTGSGRGFAVGGGVAQAVKDAIHRIDPEREVKIDYGDGLKECRKMLMLAKAGKRDGYLLEGMGCPGGCVAGAGTITPVASAALNVRSYKEQAGEQNSLDSKYAARLKEYEKFESPQ